In Haloarcula ordinaria, the genomic window CCGAAGGACGTACTGACCGATTACCCACACGAGCTGTCCGGCGGCCAGCTCCAGCGGGTCATGATCGCGATGGCGCTGGCGGCAGAACCCGACCTGCTTATCGCCGACGAGGCGACGACGGCGCTCGACGTGACCACGCAGGCCCGTATTCTCGAACTTATCGGGGATCTACAGGACCAGTACGACACGGGCATCCTCTACATTACGCACGACCTCGAACTGGTCCGGGACATCGCCGACCGCGTCGGCGTCATGTACGCCGGGAGTATGGCCGAGATCGGCGACGTCGAACAGGTATACAACAACCCGCTTCACCCGTACACGAGGGGGCTCATCAAGTCGATTCCGTCCGAAGCGCGGGTCGGTAAGCGGCTGGAGGGAATCGATGGTTCGATTCCGGACCTGACGAATCCCCCCGAGGGATGTCGGTTCTGTACCCGCTGTCCCGACGTGATGGACCACTGTTCGGAGCAGAGTCCGGAGATACTCGAAGAGGAGGACGGGCACACAGTCGCGTGTCACCTGTACACTGAAGACGAGAACAACGGTAACTAATAATGGCTCAATCTACAGACACATCGACCGTTTCGGATGTCGGCGCATCGCTCAGCAGTGAGACGGAGAACGAGATCATCATGCAGTGTACCGGGGTCAAGAAGTACTACCCGGTCACCGGCGGCGTGCTGCAACGGAAGATCAGTGAGGTGAAAGCCGTCGACAACGTCGACATCCGCATCCGCCGCGGTGAGATACAGGGTGTCGTCGGCGAAAGTGGCTGTGGCAAGTCGACGCTCGCGCGCGTCCTCGTCAATCTCAATGCACCCACTGGTGGGAACATCTACTTCGACGTCCCGGAAGAGACTGCAGACGAAATCTCTGACCTGGAGTCCACGCCAGAAGGGGAGCGCTCGCAGGAGGAGAAAAACCGACTCAAGGAACTCCGAAAGGAGTACGAGATCAACACCATCTCGGGCAAGCGTGCGAAACACTACCGCCAGAACACGCAGTTCGTCTTCCAGAACCCGAACAGCTCGCTCAACCCACGAAAGCTCATCCGACAGACGGTCGAGCAACCGTTGAAGGTCCACACGGACATGTCCGCCGAGGAACGAGAAGACCGCATTGCAGACCTACTCGAAAAAGTCGGGCTGGGTGCGGACTTCCTGTATCGGTACCCCCACCAGCTCTCGGGCGGACAGAAACAGCGTGTCGCCATCGCCCGCGCGATTGCCACGAACCCGGACTTCGTCGTGCTCGACGAGCCGACGAGCGCGCTCGACGTGAGCGTGCAGGCCCAGATCCTGAATCTCCTGCAGGACCTCCAGGCCGACTTGGGATTGACATACTTGTTCATCACCCACGACCTTGGGGTCATCCGTCACATGGCGACCGACATCGCCGTGATGTACCTCGGGAAGATCGTCGAGAACGCCTCACGCGCGGAACTGTTCTCGGACCCGCAGCATCCCTACACCGAGGCGCTCATCTCGTCGAGCCCGGCCATCGAGATGGACAGAGAGGAGCGCATCAGACTCCGTGGTGACGTCCCGGACCCGCAGGACCGGCCGAGGGGGTGTTTCTTCCACACCCGGTGTCACAAGGCCGAATCGTTCTGTGGCTGGAGCGGTACAGACGTGCTCTCGATAGTCCAGGCCAACGTGACCAAGGACCCGTTCGTCGAAGAGCTGAACGACACGCTCGAAGACACGGAGTTCGACGGGTACGAGGCGAGCTTTACATTCGACGGGAGCACCGACATCGACGACGCGCGACGTGCACTCGCGGGTGAGGACGACACGCTACGGTCGTTCAACGAGATTCCCTTCGAAGCAATCACGGACGTCTCTGTCGACGGGCGGACGGTCACGCTCTCGTTCCGTGAGTCCGAGACGCCGGAGCTCATCGAGGACCAGCCGGGCCGCACCGTCGCCTGTCACCTCTACGACGAGGAGTACGCGGCGGAACTAGAGTAACTGCGTACTGCTGTCACCGACATCCCTTCTTCGCCGAACGTACACCGCGCGCACATCCGATTGACTGCCGGACAGTTGAGTCGCGTATCGGATCGGTCGCCTCCCACCTCGCTGCGAACGGCTCTCTCGAATGAGACGTCAATTGGTGGTAAGCCCACGTTTCCTCAGGGAATCACCCGGTATCCAGCAGACGGGTTGGGTCTCGGACTGGGACATCCCCACCCCACATCGATGGCGGACTCCTGCTATCTGACCAACGAACCGTTGTCTGACTTCGAAGTCCCGTTCGGCTTTCTAATTTGTGCGTGCGAGCATCACTCCGTCAGCGAGAACCCTTCTGAGTCAGCGGGATGGACGGTGATACCCAGAGATAGTGCTTGACCCTCTGTACTGTTCCGTACCAGTGCTGACAGCGCCGGAGAGGCGCACGCGCCATGGACAGCCGCCACAGACCAGCTGAGCGTTCGGCTCGCGGCCGAGTGGAGATGATGGAGATGGCACTGTGTCGCTGCGACCAACGGCTCTGCAAAGCGAGGCGTAAACCGAAAAGATGCCGCGGTGTTCAGTCGTGCCGTTCTGGGTCGAGCACGTCACGGAGTCCGTCGCCGATCATGTTCCAGGCGAACGCCCACAGGAAGATCGCCATACCCGGAACGAGCGACGGCCACCAGGCGCCACGGAGCAGGTCCTGCTGCCCCTGGGCGGTCAGACGGCCCCACTCCGCGAGTCCCGGCTCGGCGAGCCCGATGAAGGCCAGCCCGGACGCGATGATGACGACGCTCCCCATCTCCAGCGTCGCCTGGATGAAGATTGGCTGGATGGCGTTGGGCAGCACCTCTTTGAGCACGAGGGTGTGCTCCTTGACGCCAGTCACCCGCGCCGCGTCGACGTACTCCTCGTTTTTCACGTGGATGACCTCACCACGGATGATGCGGGCGTAGGTCCCCCACAGCATCACGGAGAGTGCGATACCGATGTTGAGGTACGACGGGCCGAGCGCGACGACCAGCGCCAGCGCGAGGACGATGGCGGGAATCGCGATCATCCCGTCGACGACTCGCATGAGAATCTCGTCGACGTTCCCGCCGACGAAGCCGGCGACCGTCCCGAAGAGGACGCCGATGAAGACCGAGATGGTGACGACGCCGAGCGAGATGGCGATCGAGAGGCGCGAGCCCCAGACGATGCCATAGAGGATGTCCCCACCGGTCCGGGTCGTTCCAAGCAGGTGGCCTGGCGTCAGCGGCGGCGCCAGCTGGGTGCCCCAGACGCGTGGCATCTGGTAGACCTGGTCGCTGACCGGCGGTCGGATGACCGGCGCCAGCAGGCCGACCAAGATGAACGTGGCGACGATCACGAGCCCGATCGCAGTGAGCGGGTTCGCGAGCATCTCGCGCGAGATCTTCTTGATTCGGCTGTACCGCCGTTCGAGCGACCTTCGATCGACCGTCTGGTTGATGACGGAGAGTATCGTTTGCAACATGATTACTCACCCAGTTCGATTCGCGGGTCGAGGTACGCGTACAGTATGTCGACGATCAGGTTCACCGAGATGACGGCGATGGCGGTGATGATGATGAACCCCATCAGCGCGGCGAAGTCGTTCGACGTCGCCGCAGCAGCAATCCACGTCCCCAACCCAGGGTAGTTGAACACGATCTCGACAAGGATTGCGCCCCGCAGCAGGAACGCGAAACTGAGACCGGCGATGGTCAGCGTCGGGATGAGCGAGTTACGGCGGACGTGGCGCTTGTAGACCGTGTCGTTGTTGACCCCGCGTGCGCGGGCAGCCGTGACGTAATCCTTGTTCTTCTTCTCGACCATCTCACCGCGGAGGTGACGCATAATCAGCGCCGCGTTCGTGTAGCCAAGCACCATCGCCGGCATCGCGATGTGCTTGACCGCGTCGATGAATGCCTCGAGATTCAGTGCGAGGATAGAGTCGACCGTGTACATCCCGGTCGGGTGGTCGATGGTCAGGAAGACTGACTGCGTCGCCCGTCCCAGCGGGAACCACCCCAGCTGGACGAAGAAGAGCCACACGAAGATGAGTGCGGACCAGAACTGCGGCGTCGACAGTCCACCGACCGCGAGCGCCCGGGAGACGTGGTCGATCCACGTGTCCTGGTACTTCCCGGCGAGAGTCCCCAGCGTGAGACTCACCACGAGCGCGATGAGCAGGCCCGCGACGGCGAGTTCGATCGTCGCCGGGGCGAACGTCGCGATGGCGTCGGTGACTGCCGTTCCGGCACTCGGTGACCAGCCGAAGTCACCCTGCAAAATACCTCTGAGCCAGTAGAAGTACTGGACGTATATCGGTTCTCCGAGGTGGTACGTCTCCCGAAGCTGTGCAACCTGTTCTTCCGTGGTGAACCTGCCGACATAGATCGCAATCGGTGAGCCTGACAGACGTGTCAGGACGAACAGCACCACCGTTACGAACAGCAGTGTGGGTATTGACCACAGTATCCGGCGGATAGCATAATCTTTCGGTTCCATCCTGTTTCCACGTTGCTAACGAACCCACTTATACTTGTGCCAAACTCCCACGGACATCAATGAACAACAAAACATCACGACGGCGGGATGTCGCGGTCATTGAAACTACCTTAGGTCGTTTCAGAGAGAGCCCACCCGTCGCGACCGGGACGGCCCCACGAATTTATGTGGCCCCCACGTCTTGACACGTGTAGCCATGCAGGCAGTAGTCTTTCCGGAACCTGACGAGATAGAGATCCGCGAGGTCGAACGTCCCGAACCGGGTCCGGGTGAGGCCCTCGTCCGTGTCGAGTCG contains:
- a CDS encoding ABC transporter ATP-binding protein, encoding MAQSTDTSTVSDVGASLSSETENEIIMQCTGVKKYYPVTGGVLQRKISEVKAVDNVDIRIRRGEIQGVVGESGCGKSTLARVLVNLNAPTGGNIYFDVPEETADEISDLESTPEGERSQEEKNRLKELRKEYEINTISGKRAKHYRQNTQFVFQNPNSSLNPRKLIRQTVEQPLKVHTDMSAEEREDRIADLLEKVGLGADFLYRYPHQLSGGQKQRVAIARAIATNPDFVVLDEPTSALDVSVQAQILNLLQDLQADLGLTYLFITHDLGVIRHMATDIAVMYLGKIVENASRAELFSDPQHPYTEALISSSPAIEMDREERIRLRGDVPDPQDRPRGCFFHTRCHKAESFCGWSGTDVLSIVQANVTKDPFVEELNDTLEDTEFDGYEASFTFDGSTDIDDARRALAGEDDTLRSFNEIPFEAITDVSVDGRTVTLSFRESETPELIEDQPGRTVACHLYDEEYAAELE
- a CDS encoding ABC transporter permease, giving the protein MLQTILSVINQTVDRRSLERRYSRIKKISREMLANPLTAIGLVIVATFILVGLLAPVIRPPVSDQVYQMPRVWGTQLAPPLTPGHLLGTTRTGGDILYGIVWGSRLSIAISLGVVTISVFIGVLFGTVAGFVGGNVDEILMRVVDGMIAIPAIVLALALVVALGPSYLNIGIALSVMLWGTYARIIRGEVIHVKNEEYVDAARVTGVKEHTLVLKEVLPNAIQPIFIQATLEMGSVVIIASGLAFIGLAEPGLAEWGRLTAQGQQDLLRGAWWPSLVPGMAIFLWAFAWNMIGDGLRDVLDPERHD
- a CDS encoding ABC transporter permease, producing MQGDFGWSPSAGTAVTDAIATFAPATIELAVAGLLIALVVSLTLGTLAGKYQDTWIDHVSRALAVGGLSTPQFWSALIFVWLFFVQLGWFPLGRATQSVFLTIDHPTGMYTVDSILALNLEAFIDAVKHIAMPAMVLGYTNAALIMRHLRGEMVEKKNKDYVTAARARGVNNDTVYKRHVRRNSLIPTLTIAGLSFAFLLRGAILVEIVFNYPGLGTWIAAAATSNDFAALMGFIIITAIAVISVNLIVDILYAYLDPRIELGE